The sequence TTGTTGCTGGAGCAGCACGATTTCGGAAAGGGCACCTCGAGCCGCAGCACCAAGCTTGTTCACGGTGGCGTGCGCTACCTGGAGCAAGGGAACGTCGCACTCGTCATGGAGGCACTCAAGGAGCGAGGCCTGCTGCGGAAGAACGCGCCGCATCTGGTGCACGAGCTGCCGTTCGTGGTGCCGAGTTACACGTGGTGGGAAGGGCCGTTTTACGGGATCGGGCTGAAGGTATACCAAATGCTCTCCGGCAAGCTGGGCTTTGGGACCTCGCGGTTCATCTCGAAGGAGGAGACGCTGGAACGGTTGCCGAACGTGAACCCCGATGGCCTCCGCGGCGGGGTGATCTATTACGATGGCCAGTTCGACGACACGCGGTTGCTGATCCATCTGGCGATGACGGCGGCGGAGCAGGGGGCCGTGCTTTTGAACTACGCCAAGGTGACGGCCTTGGAGAAAGGCGACGACGACCTGGTGCATGGCGTGCGTTGGCTGGATCAGGAGACGGGGGAATCGCACGTGGCCCGTGCCAAGGTGGTGGTGAACGCCACCGGCCCTTTCACCGATGGCGTTCGCGGGCTCGCGGGAGAAACCGCGGAGCCGATGATTTCACCCAGCCAGGGTGCCCATCTGGTGCTGGATCGTTCGTTCCTGCCGGGGGCCACCGCGATCATGGTGCCGCACACCAGCGATGGGCGGGTGATGTTCGCGATTCCGTGGCATGGCCGCACCTTGCTGGGGACCACCGATGTGGCAGTGGAGGAAGCCGCGTTGGAGCCGGTGGCGATGGAGGAGGAGATCGGGTTCATGCTCACCACCGCGGCGCTTTACCTGCACAAGAAGCCCACGCGGGACGATGTGCTCAGCGTCTTCGCGGGCATCCGGCCACTGGTGAAGGGCGGGGTGGGGAAGAACACGGCGGCGCTTTCGCGCGATCACACGCTCCACCTTGATGCGAATGGATTGCTCTCGGTGACGGGAGGCAAGTGGACCACTTACCGCCACATGGCGGAGGATGCGGTCAACCACGCGGCGACCCTCGGTGACCTTCCCGAGCGGCCGTGTGTGACGAAGACCACGAACCTTCACGGCTACCATCCGCACGCGCACGATCTCGGCGATCTGGCGGTGTATGGCACCGATGCGGCGGCGATCCAGCGGTTGATTGACGAGGAGCCGGAGCTCGGCCGGAGACTCGATGACGCGTTGCCGTATCTGGCGGCGGAGGTGGTGTGGGCGGCTCGCTCGGAAATGGCGCGCACGGTGGAGGATGTGCTGGCGCGGCGGACGCGGGCGCTGTTCCTCGATGCCCGGGCGGCCTTGAGGATGGCGCGGCCGGTGGCGGCCTTGCTGGCCCGCGAGCTGGGGCGGGATGCAGCTTGGCAGGTGGCGCAGGTGGACGCGTTTGGAGAGGTCGCGGCCGGGTATTTGCCAGCGGGCGCGTGTCGCAATCCGGGAGGGGTCGAAAAGTAGCACAAGTTTTCAACTTGTGAGTGGGTCGGTTTCCGCCGTTCCCTCACGGCTCCAGTCCGCCTATAAAAAAACCCCGATGATGGGTTCTTCAATGCCGGACTGGCGTTGCAACGGCCTTCGGGGATTCTCCCACCCACAAGTTGAAAACTTGCGCTACTTCTCATGTCGCAATCCAGCGGTCCGGGATCATTGATCCGGCGGCCGGGCGGGTGCATGATGGCACTTCGAAAACCATGCGCGATTCCCTCTATCCCATCGCCCGCGAGCTGTATGCCGAACACGGCGTCGATACCGAAGCGGTCCTTTCCCAACTCGCCTCCGTGGCCGTGTCCCTCCATTGTTGGCAGGGCGACGATGTCGGCGGCTTCGAAGGCGACGGCCTCACCGGCGGCGGCATCCAGGCGACCGGAAACTATCCCGGCAAAGCCCGCACCCCCGGCGAACTCCGCCAGGACTTGGAGAAAGCCCTGTCCCTGATTCCCGGCAAGCACCGCCTCAACCTGCATGCCTGCTACGCGGATTTCTCCGGCGGCAAGGTTGACCGCGATGCCCTCGAGGTGAAGCATTTCCAGAGCTGGATCGACTGGTGCAAGACCCAGGGCCTGGGCATGGATTTCAATCCGACCTATTTCTCCCACCCGCTGGCGAACGATGGAGCCACGCTGACCCACGCCGACGAAGGCGTGCGCGCGTTCTGGATCCGCCACGGCATCGCCTGCCGCGAGATCGGCGCGGAAATGGGCCGCCAGCTCGGTTCCGCGACCGTCACCAACGTTTGGATTCCGGACGGCTCGAAGGATCTGCCGGTCGACCGCAAGGGGCCGCGCCAGCGCCTGGAGGCTTCGCTCGATGAAATCTTCCGCAAGGAGCTGCCGACCGAGCATCACCTCGACGCCGTCGAGTCAAAGTTGTTCGGCATCGGTTCCGAGTCCTACGTCGTCGGCTCGAATGAATTCTACCTCGGCTACGCGGTCTCGCGTTCGAAGCTGGTCTGCCTCGATGCCGGTCACTTCCACCCGACCGAGAGCGTGGCGGACAAGATCTCGTCCGTGCTCCAGTTCGTGCCGGAAATCCTGCTGCACGTGAGCCGCGGCGTCCGCTGGGACAGCGACCACGTCGTCATCCTCGATGATCCCACCAAGGCGATCATGGAGGAACTGGTGCGCGGCGGCTTCCTCGGCCGCACCCACATCGGTCTCGATTTCTTCGACGCCAGCATCAACCGCGTGGCCGCCTGGGTCATCGGCACCCGCTCGACGCTCAAGGCGCTGCTGCTCGCGCTGCTCGAACCCGCCGCCAAGCTGCGCGGGCTGGAAGCCGAGGGCGACTTCACCTCCCGCCTCGCGATCCTCGAGGAGATCAAGTCGCTGCCGTTCGGCGCGGTGTGGGACGAGTACTGCCGCCGCCAGGACACGCCGGTGGGCGAGGACTGGCTGCGCGAGGTGAAGCGCTACGAGAGCGACGTGCTTTCGAAGCGCTGATCGGAGTTTTCCAACGCAAAAGGCCCTCTCGCTTGAGAGGGCCTTTTTTGTGGAACTAAGGTGGATCGACATTCATCAGCCCCAACGGGGCGTGATGTGACAGCCCAGGGCATCGCCCTGGGATTGGACGTGGACCTCAGCGAGCCCTGAAAGGGCGGAATGATTGGGCAAACGGCTCCATTGCCGACATCCCGCCCTTTCAGGGCTCGGCTCTCTTGCGATTCGTCCCCCGGGGCGATGCCCCGGGCTATCTCATAGCGCCCCTTTGGGGCTCCGTATCCCCGTCATGAATACTCGCAAGAAACAGCGGCCAAGGGATGGTCGATGAATGTCGATTTAGCTTTGATGGAAGGTGGTTCAGGCCTTCACCCGTTCCAGCTTGATCGGGTAGGTGCGGCCGGAGTTCCACTGGGCGATGTAGATGCTCTGCTCGTCATCGATGAGGATGCCGTGCGGGTAGGTGAAGACCTTGGTGTCGCTGCCGAGGCGGGCGAGCTTGCCATCGTCGGCGTAGGCCGGGGCGGGAGCCGCGAGGTTGGAGATGAGCTTCCGCTGCGGATCGAGGATGCTGAGGAATCCGTTGATCGGAAGCGCCTTGTCCGGCTGGTTCTGGTTGCCGCGGAGATGCGGGATCACGGTGTGGTCGCCGAAGGGCACGATGAAGTTCGGGGCGCCGCCGGGCAAGTCGAGCACGTCCACCAGCGCGCCATCCAGGGTGTAGCGCTTCAGCTTGCCCTCGGAGCGGGAGGTGATCCAGAGGAGGTTCTTTGAATCGCGGGTGTCCACCCACGCGCCGTGCGCGCAGACGAGCTTGGCGTCGCCGGGCTCGTTGCCGCCGAAGCACTTCACCCACTCGCCCTTGGCATCGTAGCGGTGGCACCAGCTCTTGCCGTAGCCGTCCACCACGAAGAATCCGCCATCGGGGGCGAGGGCCACGTGGGTCGGCTTGAACTCGCCCGCCGACTTGTATTTGCCGCTCTGCTCCGGGTAGTCCCAGGTGCGCAGGACCTTGCCGTCGAGCGTGGTCTTGTAGAATTGGTGGCGGTCGTGGTCGGTGACGTAGAAATACTCCTCGCCGTTCTCGACGAGCAGGGTGAAGCCGTGCGCGCCGGGCCATTCGGTGCCCCACTTGCCGAGCAGCTTGCCGGCCTTGTCATAGATGATGACGTTGTTCTTCGTCTCGTTCGTGAGGAGGAAGATGCGACCGTCCTTGGTCTGGATCATGCCGTGGCAATCCTTCACCGGGGTGCTGCCATCGAGCACGCCCCAGCCCGGCACCACGCGCCATTGGTATTTCCCCTGGCCGAGCACGGCGGCTCCGGTGGAGGGATCCTGGGATTGGCCGAAACCGGTGGTGGTCAGGGCGGCCATGGCGGCGGACATCGATAGCAAGAACTCGCGGCGATCAAAATTCATCTTGGCAAGCACAGCGGAACCATTTTTCCGCTCAAGGAAATATCCTCCAAGAAATGCGACAGGCGGAGGAGGGGATTTCGAAGCGCCAAACCACGATTCCACCCGGATGGCATTCAAGGACGGGATGGGAGGATGTCAATCCTGTGTGGAGTTCGTCGCACTCCTCCTCTTGTCCGGGAGATGGGGAATCCCTTTGGTCGCGAGTCATGGCATTCACACTCATCAAGGGAACGTTCCAGGTCCTCAACTACTCGCCGGACGGCGATTCGATCCGCTTCGAGCCGGAGGACCGCTCGTTGGTCGAAGGTCTCCAGAACGGCGGCCGGGCCAAGTTCAACGCCCGCGGCCACGTCCAGCTCCGCATCGAGGCGATCGACACGCTCGAAACCCACTTCACCCCGCCCAGCGGCGGCGCGATCCTGCACCAGCCGCGGGAACTGGCGAAGGCCGCGGCCGAGGGCCTGCTCGAGTTCACCGGCATCTCGGACGTGGTGTGGGATGATCGCCGCAACACGGTGATCAGCGCCAGCGATGGCACGCCCGGTTACATCCTGGCCCGCGCCGTGGAGAAGAACGGCCGCCCGATCGCCTTCGTGTTCACCGGAGAGCCGGAGCAGGCCGATGGCACCGATGTCTTCCTCGACGTCGAGCTGCTGAAGACCAGCTACAACTGGCAGGCGATCTCCAACGGCATGGCCTATCCAACCTTCTACAAGGGCCTCTTCAGCCAGCTCCGCAACGCGCTCTCTGTCGAGGCCGCCGCCGCCCGTGCCGCGGGACTCGGCGTTTACGCGAACGACGGCACGCTCGATGGCTTCGATGCCTCCACCTTGAAGGCGATCACCGACGAGGTGCCGATCCTCCCGAAACTGTTCCGCCGCCTTTCGGACTATATCGTCAACCATTCGAGCGCCTTGGGCTTCAAGGAAGCGCTCGAGGAATCCCGCGAGCCGGTGCTGGATCTCCGCGAGACCAACTTCACCCACTTCGGCAACCTGGTCGAACAGGAGCCCGGCTCGACCTTCATCCGCCTGAACCGCCTGCCGGAGGAAATGGTCTTCGACGAAACCATCCCGCAGCCCGGTCCGAAGTTCGCCCGGATGGTCGCGGGAGAACTGGAAGAGCTGGCGCTCGCCTGAGCCGCTGCCTGAAAAAACGCGTGCCGCAGCCCCTCGCGGGATTGCGGCACGGTCTTCATGGAGGCAGGAAAGGGGAGTCGATCAGCGGAGGAAGGCCTCGTGCAGGCCGCCATCCACGGTGATGATCTGTCCGGTGGTCTTGCTCAGGCGGTTCGTCACGAGCAGGAAGTAAGCCTCGGCCTGGTCGGCCGGGGTGATCGGCGCCTTGGTCAGGGTGCGGTCGGCATAGAACTGCGCGAGCTTCGAGACCAGCGATTCGGTCGCCTCATCCTCGGTGTAGGGGATGTTGTACTTCGCGAGGCTGCCGATCACGCGGTCGCGCGGGAACATGGCGGAACCCTGCACCACGGTGGCCGGGGCCACGCCGTTCACGCGCACCAGCGGGGCGAGTTCCATGGCGAGCTCACGGACGAGGTGGTTGGCGGCGGCCTTGCTGGTATCGTAGGCGAGGCTGCCCTTCTTCGCCACGGCGGCATTGGCGCTGGTGGTGAGGACGAGTGCGCCGCGCAGGCCCTGTTCCTTCCAGGTCTTGTAGGCCTCGTCGGCCACGTAGTAACTGCCGGTGACGTTGATGTTGAAGGTGAGCGCCCACTTGTCGTCCGGGATGTGGCCGGTGGTGTCGCTCGGCACGAAGATGCCGGCGGTGACCTCGATGGCATCGAAGCCGCCGTAGGCGAGCGCCACCTGGTCGAGCATCTCGCGGATGCTGGCGCGGTCGGTGATGTTCGCGCGCAGGCCGATGGCCGGACCACAGCCGGAAATGCCGCTGCCCGCCACGCCGATGCCGACGCCATACTTGTCGGTGATTTCCTTCGCGGTGGCTTCCGCGGCCTCGTGGTTGAGGTCGACGCAGACGATGTGCGCGCCTTCCTTCACCAGGCGGTGGGCGGTTTCCTTGCCGATGCCGCTGCCGGCGCCGATGACGATGTGGATCTGGCGGGCCAGTTCCTTCTCGGCGGGCATGCGCTGGAGCTTCGCTTCCTCGAGCAACCAGTATTCGATGTCGAAGGCTTCCTGCTGCGGCAGGGCGATGTATTCGTCGATCGCCTCGGCGCCGCGCATCACTTCCACGGCGCAGTTGTAGAACTCGGCGGTCACGCGGGACTCGGACTTGTCCTTGCCCCAGGCTATCATGCCGATGCCCGGGATCAGGATCACGGTCGGGTTCGGGTCGCGCATCGCCGGGGAGTTGGCGTGCTTGCAGGCCGCGTAATAGGCGGCGTAGTCCTTGCGATACTGCTCCAGGCCGGTTTCAAGCAGCGCCTTGAGCTGCGCGACGTCCTGGGTCTGCGGGTTCCACGCGACGTAGAGCGGCTTGATCTTGGTGCGGAGGAAATGGTCCGGGCAGGAGGTGCCGAGCTCGGCGAGGCGCGGGGCATCGGCGGAGTTCACGAAGCGCAGGATCTTCTCGTCGTGCTGGACGGTGCCGACGAAACGCTTCTGCGCGGACACCTTGCCGCGCAGCCACGGCAGGATGGCGGCGAGGGTGGCATCGCGCTCGATCGCCGGGAGCGGCTGGCAGGTCGCGCCGCCAAAGGCCGTGGCGTCGCCGCCGTTGGCCTGGTATTTCGTTTCGATGTAATCGGCGGCCTTCTCGATGAAATCGAGCGTGCGGATGTAGCACGCCTTGTCGTCGTCATCCCACGAGATGAAGCCGTGCTGGCCCATCATGATCGCCCGGGTGCCGGGGTTCTGCTTCTCGATCTCCTGCATTGCGAGGCCGAGCTCGAAGCCGGGGCGCATCCACGGCACATACTCCATTTCACCACCGAAGATCTCGCCGGTGAGCTCCTGGCAACGGCGGCTGGCGGCGATCGCGATGATCGCGTTCGGGTGCATGTGGTCGACATGCTTGCCGGTGAGGAAGCTGTGCAGCGGGGTGTCGATCGAGGACGCGCGCGGGTTCAGGTTGAAGGTCGTGTGCGTGAACATGCCGACCATCGAGTCCTCCGCCGGGGTCTTCAGGCCGTTGTCCGGCAGCGCGGCGTAGATGCGCTGGAGGCCGATCAGCTTGTCCTGATAGAGGGACGAGAAATTCTCACGCGTGCTGGTGCGCAGGTCGCCGCCGGAGCCCTTCACCCACAGGACTTCCACGTCCTTGCCGGTGAGCGGATCCTTCTCGATCACCTTCGAGGAGGTGTTGCCACCGCCGGTGTTGGTGATGCGCTGGTCGCTGCCGAGGAGATTCGAGCGATACACCAGGCGGCCGACCGGATCGAGGTTGGCCGCGGTGGAATCGTCCCATTTGTAGCTCACGTGTTGATAGGCTTCTGGTTTGACCATGGTATGCAGGTTTGAGAAGGATGGCTGGAGGTGAATTGACCGATTAAATCCAATTAATCAACACAAATTCCCACCATTTCCCACAAATTCCCACATGTTGCCCGTCGAACGCCAAAATCGCATTCTGAAACTTGCCCGCCGTGACGGCACCGTCCGGACCATCGACCTCGCCAAGGACTTCGATGTGGCGGAGGAAACGATCCGCCGGGATCTCGACTTCCTGAGCCGCCGCGGCCACCTGAAGCGGACGCACGGCGGAGCGATGGACAACTCCGGGCCCCTCGCCGAGCTGCCGTATTCCGAGCGTGAGGCGCGTCAGCTCAACGAGAAGGTCTCGATGGCCAAGGAAGCCGCCCGGGTGCTGTGCGCCGGGGAAACGATCCTGCTCGATGCCAGTTCCACCTCGCTCCAGCTCGCCTCCCACCTGCCCGCGGGGCTGCCCCTGCGCGTGGTGAGCCACTCGCTGGCGGTGATGGAACGCCTCGCCAGCAATGACAGCGTGGAGCTGATCCAGCTCGGCGGGACCTATGAGCCGCGTGGCCGGCGCTACAACGGGCTCATCACCGAGCTCGCGGTGCGGGCGCTGCGGATCGACCGCTTCTTTTTCTCCGGCGGCGGCCTCGATCCGGTCCGCGGCCTGAGCGAACCGAATTCCGAGCAGGCCCGCCTGAAGCGGGTGATGCTCGATCATTCGGCGTGGAAATGCGCGCTGATCGACCACACCAAGATGGGCGTTCAGACGGACTTCTTCTTCGCCCAACCCCAGGAAGTGGACCTGGTGATCACGGACAACGAGTCTCGTGAATACGCCAAGGAACACCTGAAAAACCCGCCGTTCACGCTGAAATACGGTCGTTGAAGCCGGTCTGATCACTGCATTCAACTATTGGGAAAAAGTGCGATTTTGCCCGAAAATGTGAATTTTCTTCCGTTTTTGAGCGTTTGGTTATGAATCGCCCTCAACATGACTGAAATGCAATCGATCCACGGTGAACCCTCTTGGATTCTCTCCAATGATTCGGTGGAACTCGCCGTGAGCCGACGGGCGGGCCATATGGCTCCGGTGGTTTTCCGGACGGGAGGTCGTGAATTCTCGCCGTATTCGCTCTCGCCGTGGACGCGGGAGGAATCGAATCCGGAGCTGCCGGAATTGCTGCGCGTCCTGCGGGGAGACTTCTTTTGCATGCCATTCGGGGTCTCCAAGGAGTTCCCGCCACATGGCCATCCGGCGAACAGCGATTGGGACCTGATCTCGCAATCCGCCGATGAGTTGCGCCTTTCGATTTCCGGCGGAGTGGATGGAGCCACGATCGAGAAGGTCGTTTCCGTTCGCCGAGGCGAGACGGCGGTGTATCAGGATCATATCATCCGCGGCTGGGAAGGGCGCTACAACTACGGCAACCATCCCATCTTGGACTTTTCTGGGATTCCCGAAGGGCAGGGGCGTTTGAGCGTTTCGCCCTTCCGCTGGGGCTCGGTCTACCGCGGCGTCTTCGCGGACCCGTCCATCGGCGAACACGGCGTGATGGAATCCGGCGCGCTGTTCACCGATCTCAAAGCCGTGCCGCTGGCGGCCGGCGGCACCACCGATGTGACCCGCTACCCGGTGCGCTCCGGTTGCGAGGACCTGGTGATGATGGTCAGCGAGCCCGCCACCGAGGCCCAGCCTTTCGCATGGTCCGCCGCGGTGATGGATGGCTACGTGTGGTTCTCGCTGAAGAACCCCGCCGACTTCCCGACCACGCTGTTCTGGCTCTCGAACGGTGGTCGCCAGGCCGAGCCGTGGAGCAGCCGTCACTTCGGCCGCGTCGGCATCGAGGAGGTCTACTCCCATTTCTTCGACGGCCTGGAAATTTCCCGCGAGGACCGTCTCGCGCCCGAAGGCATTCCCACCACCCGTGAGTTCCACAAGGACGAGGCGGTGTCGGTGCGGATCGTCCAGGGCATCGTGCCCGTTCCCGCGGGCTTCCAAACGGTGGCTTCGATCGTTCCGGACGGCCCTGGCCGTGTCACCCTCCAGGATGAGAACGGGCAGACCGTCACCGCCAAGGTCGACTGGTCCTACGTCCTCTGAATTTCCCATTTGTTTTGATCCTTATCGCACTTCCATACCCATGACCCAACCCCGCACCACGAAAGACCTGACCACCCGGACAGGCAATGTCCGCGCCGCTGTTGAAGCCCACCTCGAGGAAACCGGCGGCCTGCTGCGCCTGGCCCCTTGCTGGGTGCCGCGCTCGTTCCTCCAGCCCGGCAAGCGCTTGAAGCTGCATCCGGACGACCTCTACGCCTTCGGCCTGAACCGCGGCGGCATCGACGAGCGCTGGTTCGCCTCCACCACCGAGGCCGCGAACGACAACCGCACCGAGGACGAGGGCCTGTCCTACGTCGTCGTCGGCAACGAGCGCTTCACGCTGAAGGATGCCGTGGCCGAGTGCGGCGCGGAGCTGATCGGCGAGGCGATCTGGAACAAGTATGGCAAGTGGCCGGTGTATTCGAAGTTCTTCGACAACATGGGGCCGATCCCGCACCACATGCACCAGGACGCCGCGCAGGCCGCGCTGGTGGGCCAGGAAGGCAAGCCGGAATCCTACTACTTCCCGCCGCAGCACAACAACGTCGGCAACAATTTCCCCTACACCTTCATGGGCTTCGAGCCCGGCACCACCAAGGAGCAGGTGCGCGAGTGCCTCGCGAACTGGAACAAGGGTGACAACGGTATCCTCGACCTCTCCAAGGCCTACCGCCTGAAGCCGGGCACCGGCTGGCTGATCGACCCGTGCATCCTCCACGCGCCGGGCTCGCTCTGCACCTATGAGCCGCAGTGGGGCTCCGATGTCTTCGGGATGTACCAGTCGCTCGTGGAAGGCCGCGAGGTGCCGTGGGACCTCCTCGTGAAGGACATGCCGGCGGACAAGCACCAGGACCTCGACTTCATCGTCGACCAGCTCCACTGGGAGAAGAACGTCGACCCTAACTTCAAGGACAACCACTACCTCGAACCGGTGGTGGCCGAGGAGAGCGAAGGCCACGTCGACAAGTGGATCGTCTACGGCAAGGTCGACAACTTCCAGTACTTCACCGCCAAGGAGCTCACCGTGAAGCCCGGCGCGAAGGTCACCGTGAAGGACAACGGTGCCTACGGCCTGATCGTGGTGGCTGGTGAAGGCCACGCCAACAAGCTGCGCCTGAACTGCCCGAAGCTGATCCGTTTCCACGACCTCACGCAGGACGAGTTCTTCGCCACCGAAGCGGCCGCCAAGGCGGGCGTGGTGTTTGAGAACACCTCGGAAACCGAGGACCTCGTCTGCCTGCGCTACTTCGGCCCGGAGGTGAATCCGGACGCCCCGGCACTCGGCGCTTACAAGAAGTAACCCACCATCGCGAACGGACACGAATTCCAGCTAGGAAGAGTGGAGTCGCAATTTCACGGGATGGCGAAAATTGACTTTTGAATTTCCGGAATATGACTCTTTATCTGCGAAATCAGCGACATTCGCGGTCACTTCTTCTCTTCCTTCCTGTGAGTTTGTGTCCATTCTTGGCCCATCCCCTTTGATTTATCGCACCCCATGAAACTCCATAACGCCATGTGGCCTGGTCTGGTCGGCAAAGAGCCCGGCACCGACCATCCGCCCATCTCCCTCGATCACATGCTCGATCTCACGGCCGCCGCCACGGTGGGCGGTCGCAAGTTCGATGGCATCGACCTGTTCCTCTTCCACCCGCACATCGATCCGGACGCGTCCGAGTTCGAGCTCCGCGCCATGGCGGATCGCATCGCCTCGCGCGGGCTGTCCGTCGGTTCGCTGGTGGCTCCGGTCTGGCCGGGCACCGTCGGTGGCTGCGCCTTCGGCAGCGATGACGACCGGAAGAACTTCGTCCTCGCGGTTGAGAAGGCCTGCCGGATCGCGAAGATCCTCAACGAACACGGTGTCCGGAAGTCCGGCATCATCCGCATCGATTCCGCGGGCGGTCCCGAGTCCTTCCTCCAGGATCCGGCGGGCAATACCAAGAAGCTCGCCGAAACTTTCCGCGAAGCCGGCAAGGTGGCCGAGCAGCACGGTGAGCGCCTCGCTGCCGAAGGCGAAATCTGCTGGGGCGGCATGCACTCGTGGAAGGCGATGGTGGATACCCTCGAAGCCACCAACCTGCCCGGCATCGTCGGCTTCCAGGCGGACCTCGCCCACACCTACCTCTACCTGCTCGGTTACAACGCACCCGAGGCGGCGCTGCTGGCCGCCGATTACACCGAGGAGGAATTCTGGGCCGCCTACGCCAAGATGACCGACGTGCTGCGCCCGTGGACGATCGATTTCCACGTCGCCCAGAACGACGGCTCGGTGCACGGCACCGGTTCCCACGACAAGACCGGCCGCCATTGCCCGGCGGACGATCCGAACGGCAAACTCGATATCCCCCGCGCCTCCGCCTATTGGCTCAAGGGGGCCGCCGACCGCGGCATCGACCACATCTGTTGGGACGGGTGCATGTTCCCGAACGAGACGCTCGAAACGCCCGCCACCTGGGAAACCATCCTCGCCACCATGATCCAGGTGGACCAAGCCCTCTAACACCCCTTCATTCATGTCCAAAAAGGAAATCCGCATCGGCCTCATCGGTTACGGCTTCATGGGCCGTACCCACTCCAACGCCTACTCCCAGCTCACCCATTTCTTCGACACCGAGCACGTGCCCGTCCGCCAGGCCGTCTGTGGCCGCGACGAGGAGAAGGTGAAGGCCTTCGCTGAAAAGTGGGGTTACGCCTCCTACGAAACCGACTGGCGCGAGCTGGTGAAGCGCGAGGACATCGACGCCGTCGACATCTGCACGCCGAACGATTCCCACGCCGAGATCGCGCTGGAGTGC comes from Luteolibacter sp. LG18 and encodes:
- a CDS encoding glycerol-3-phosphate dehydrogenase/oxidase, giving the protein MNRERMLEQARVRAEWDLLVIGGGATGMGIAVDAATRGYEVLLLEQHDFGKGTSSRSTKLVHGGVRYLEQGNVALVMEALKERGLLRKNAPHLVHELPFVVPSYTWWEGPFYGIGLKVYQMLSGKLGFGTSRFISKEETLERLPNVNPDGLRGGVIYYDGQFDDTRLLIHLAMTAAEQGAVLLNYAKVTALEKGDDDLVHGVRWLDQETGESHVARAKVVVNATGPFTDGVRGLAGETAEPMISPSQGAHLVLDRSFLPGATAIMVPHTSDGRVMFAIPWHGRTLLGTTDVAVEEAALEPVAMEEEIGFMLTTAALYLHKKPTRDDVLSVFAGIRPLVKGGVGKNTAALSRDHTLHLDANGLLSVTGGKWTTYRHMAEDAVNHAATLGDLPERPCVTKTTNLHGYHPHAHDLGDLAVYGTDAAAIQRLIDEEPELGRRLDDALPYLAAEVVWAARSEMARTVEDVLARRTRALFLDARAALRMARPVAALLARELGRDAAWQVAQVDAFGEVAAGYLPAGACRNPGGVEK
- a CDS encoding L-rhamnose isomerase — encoded protein: MRDSLYPIARELYAEHGVDTEAVLSQLASVAVSLHCWQGDDVGGFEGDGLTGGGIQATGNYPGKARTPGELRQDLEKALSLIPGKHRLNLHACYADFSGGKVDRDALEVKHFQSWIDWCKTQGLGMDFNPTYFSHPLANDGATLTHADEGVRAFWIRHGIACREIGAEMGRQLGSATVTNVWIPDGSKDLPVDRKGPRQRLEASLDEIFRKELPTEHHLDAVESKLFGIGSESYVVGSNEFYLGYAVSRSKLVCLDAGHFHPTESVADKISSVLQFVPEILLHVSRGVRWDSDHVVILDDPTKAIMEELVRGGFLGRTHIGLDFFDASINRVAAWVIGTRSTLKALLLALLEPAAKLRGLEAEGDFTSRLAILEEIKSLPFGAVWDEYCRRQDTPVGEDWLREVKRYESDVLSKR
- a CDS encoding bifunctional rhamnulose-1-phosphate aldolase/short-chain dehydrogenase — protein: MVKPEAYQHVSYKWDDSTAANLDPVGRLVYRSNLLGSDQRITNTGGGNTSSKVIEKDPLTGKDVEVLWVKGSGGDLRTSTRENFSSLYQDKLIGLQRIYAALPDNGLKTPAEDSMVGMFTHTTFNLNPRASSIDTPLHSFLTGKHVDHMHPNAIIAIAASRRCQELTGEIFGGEMEYVPWMRPGFELGLAMQEIEKQNPGTRAIMMGQHGFISWDDDDKACYIRTLDFIEKAADYIETKYQANGGDATAFGGATCQPLPAIERDATLAAILPWLRGKVSAQKRFVGTVQHDEKILRFVNSADAPRLAELGTSCPDHFLRTKIKPLYVAWNPQTQDVAQLKALLETGLEQYRKDYAAYYAACKHANSPAMRDPNPTVILIPGIGMIAWGKDKSESRVTAEFYNCAVEVMRGAEAIDEYIALPQQEAFDIEYWLLEEAKLQRMPAEKELARQIHIVIGAGSGIGKETAHRLVKEGAHIVCVDLNHEAAEATAKEITDKYGVGIGVAGSGISGCGPAIGLRANITDRASIREMLDQVALAYGGFDAIEVTAGIFVPSDTTGHIPDDKWALTFNINVTGSYYVADEAYKTWKEQGLRGALVLTTSANAAVAKKGSLAYDTSKAAANHLVRELAMELAPLVRVNGVAPATVVQGSAMFPRDRVIGSLAKYNIPYTEDEATESLVSKLAQFYADRTLTKAPITPADQAEAYFLLVTNRLSKTTGQIITVDGGLHEAFLR
- a CDS encoding DeoR/GlpR family DNA-binding transcription regulator: MLPVERQNRILKLARRDGTVRTIDLAKDFDVAEETIRRDLDFLSRRGHLKRTHGGAMDNSGPLAELPYSEREARQLNEKVSMAKEAARVLCAGETILLDASSTSLQLASHLPAGLPLRVVSHSLAVMERLASNDSVELIQLGGTYEPRGRRYNGLITELAVRALRIDRFFFSGGGLDPVRGLSEPNSEQARLKRVMLDHSAWKCALIDHTKMGVQTDFFFAQPQEVDLVITDNESREYAKEHLKNPPFTLKYGR
- a CDS encoding TIM barrel protein; this translates as MKLHNAMWPGLVGKEPGTDHPPISLDHMLDLTAAATVGGRKFDGIDLFLFHPHIDPDASEFELRAMADRIASRGLSVGSLVAPVWPGTVGGCAFGSDDDRKNFVLAVEKACRIAKILNEHGVRKSGIIRIDSAGGPESFLQDPAGNTKKLAETFREAGKVAEQHGERLAAEGEICWGGMHSWKAMVDTLEATNLPGIVGFQADLAHTYLYLLGYNAPEAALLAADYTEEEFWAAYAKMTDVLRPWTIDFHVAQNDGSVHGTGSHDKTGRHCPADDPNGKLDIPRASAYWLKGAADRGIDHICWDGCMFPNETLETPATWETILATMIQVDQAL